ATAGGGATTAAGGATaactatataagaatatatacattcataatatatacagataagCGAGCGCCTTGAACCATCATCCTCACAGTTAATAAACGTATAAAATCTAATGACCTGGATACAGAGAACAGTTAGTATTTTGAGttttactaatttgtaatattcttattataatttgttagtaGTAACATTCAATTTCATTaggattatttgaaaattagaGAGATTcacaaaaacagttttaaatatagtaataatgCTTAGATATAATTAGTACGGAAAGTATTAATAAGCAAAATAgatttacattacaattaaaaaaaaatgaaattttaggtGTTATTTCAATGTTCTGAGACTTTCttaacatcatttttttttaaatcaacattaTAAGGCCCTGGCGCTCAATAAAGTGTCTGTCAATGTAGACTCCAGTCTAAATGTAGATCTCTAGACGAAGACCTCGAATGAAGAGTCGGCGGTGCATGTGGCGCACCGCGTGCCGCGTGTCAGTAATCCAATGACTCCTCATCTGGAGATCGTTTGCGGCAACATAAGCGCCAAGCGGCACCTAATGCACACACTCCAATTGCGATCGCCAGTCCAGCTCCTAATGCTGGCGCTAACCAGTCCCCACCTCCTGCACTTCTTGCCCCTGCACAAAGTTCTGGTGCTTCATCATGTATTTGTCCCAATGGAATTCCACTAAGTGCATCTAAGTAACCAAGACGACGTAAACTATGTTCAGAATAAGCTTCTCTAGCTCGTTTCTCTTCAGCTGTCCAAAACTTTCTTTCTCCAGAAGTAACATTAGGACAGTTAATAACACCATTGCATATAAGCCTCGCTGGAATGCAAAGTGCTTCTTCACCTGGGCAAATAAAATCGCAACCGTGTCCTGAATCAGAAATAGTAGAGCCGCCTTCCGTTAAACGTGAAGTCATCAATGTTCCATCAGAATTTTTGGGTAAGTGGAATAGACCAGTCCATGCGATTTTGAAAGACGCACGAGCGGGTGATGCACTACCGATAAATACTATTCTTATTGATCTAGTCTTTTCTTTTTCCATAACTAGGGGATCATCTAAAGATTCAAAGCCAAGTTCAACCGCTGATAACGGCGGCAGCTCACGAGCAAAAGATACATTTTCACCACAAACCGACAAGTATGGTTCTATTCGACCAGGTaggtaaatttgaatattaccATCATCGCAATGCCGTGAAGCAAACTTAATACTATCAAAATGGAGCCAAATATCTCTTTTTTCTTCTATTTCTAAGTCCCAAATACATTGTATTCTTTTCGGAGGTTCAGTGTAACCTAAGGCTTCCAAGTGCGGGTAAACTATTTCTCCTTCTAAAGCTGCAGCCAATACCGGTGGTCCGCAGAGTGGGCCATGAACAAACTCGTACCTAGCTTCAAATAGTGGTGaaggatttttaaaataagaagcaGCTGCGTGTGCATTATCAACGATAAGCTGTAAATTCAACGTTTCGCCTGATGAAACCACTCTATATGGTCTTGCTCGAGATACAGTATTTGAATGCTTGGCACAGAGACAAGAGCCAAGGGATCTTTGTACTGCTAAATGTAATGGTAAAGGTGTAGTTGTGATACCCATAGTTGTATTCATTGTTTTGCCACCAGGAAACGGTTCCCAGATAATCAATTTATCAGCTCTGTCTTCATAGCAATTTTGACAGGATACAGGTGTATACGGATgttcctgaaaataaaaaacgtctTAATGCCTAAAATACAACACACAGCATTGTAACTGGTTGATAATCTTAATTATTGCTGAATCAATACCCACttaagaaaagtttattttatatcgggGCTCTATTCAATAACTATTTCTTTAAAGTTCGTTGCGTGTCTCTAGTTGCGTAAATATTACCATTTATAATGCGCGAAACCTACTAAGTTAAGGCTATAACAATCTACTATTTTACTCGAGGTAGAGTTTATGGGCAATTTAACGGAACATTGGGTTTTGCATTTAACGTTTAAAGTACGCAGACAAAATGCagctataactttttatttcgatttgcATATTAAATAGTTCCCTGTGGTCCCTTAAAGCGCTCATATTTCCAACAACAACAGAATACTAAATGGAAATTGTTACCTGAGGTGttatatgaaattgaaattagattttgtatttctactttagttactatttattttcaaaagtattatacctaactatattaataatatataatgatagaAGTTATTACCTTGAAGTTGACACTCAATATGGTTAATATAACTCTAGCATAAATCCTCTTATCCGTAACAAATCTGTACAAACAGTGGACATCTTCACCGGGAGGAGCCTGTTTATATACCAGAGTATTCAAAGGAGATCTTAGTCTACCAGCTCTCTGCTTCCACGAAGCTATCACTTCATCACAAGCTGTCCCTGGTACCGGTTCTCCGAATCTTGTGTTGTTGAAAAAGTCATAATGGGCCCAATAGTAGAGAGATGAACTGGAATTAttactgaatattaaaatttcgatcTATGCTCTATTTtgcattatatttgaaatggaaataaataaacgatatgCTAATTTTAACGTTACTatgaaattatctttaaaaatatagtcgAGATAAACAGAAAATACGGTACTAAATATTCTATCAGCTAACGTACGTATGAAACGTTATTTCTCAATCTAAATGTACCTGACCTAATTCTCTAGTAATACCAGCATTTgcgaataatatattgattcGCACCCTTTTCATCTGTTTCTCAAATCAATGTGAAATTCTCCACTAATAACGTTACAACCGAAATTGTGTTATCGAGTTCTATTATTGTATTGGCCTTTGTTTCCTTCTCGACTTGGCTTCTAAGGTTTTCCTTAATATAGCTTTACGAATATTATAACTGACACGCGATGCCGAACACGTGAATGTGGCAGCTCCATTATGGAAAGTATTAACCAAGTAAATACAGTCGATGTTGAATGATGTGACATTATTGTttatgattacatttaaatagcattgcttggttttattttaatggaaaagCTATTAGATCTGGAAAACTTCCGTCATTCGGAATTCTTTATTGTGGTGCAATTAAATTGTTTCTAGGTTAAACTCACTAGTGATTGGCCACTTAAGCCACctgcatagtttttttttaataatattttcagttaTATTATAGCACTGTcataattctttatatttatggCTAACTGATATTCTCTTCTTTATGTAATGGGCGTTGatgttgcaataaaataatattttaataa
This genomic stretch from Vanessa tameamea isolate UH-Manoa-2023 chromosome 9, ilVanTame1 primary haplotype, whole genome shotgun sequence harbors:
- the LOC113402871 gene encoding uncharacterized protein LOC113402871, with product MDWKLYVTFLTLLVGVCGNPAKIDSKRDHCNKTVEIYEDVSSPPVTAENFGRPLTCTYRFRAFRGSPKDWILRIRFKKFKVGTLINGTTCHKGYMQIVDGNAKTDVSNRKEPGLFCGEIEQPQTFISETNFVKIVFHADNFTDQTYFSFDSRAEQQFEVYLRYGQHPELYPNRRGEVVAGSYCERVFRDCRLQTCYVQSAAYPGVYPRNLHCRYHLNTRLPYIKLYIENEEFNIDGQRCENIMTCPMRPITSGSENCPYDYIRIYDGKDESASVIGTFCGMGKFPYSIIGTSQDLFVEFVSSPAGPLLNTGFHFNVGNWPGHVEAPGSKIGNCDWLLTAESLKKSGDTEGIFLSVAHWYPPHTSCTYLMQGFPGQVVRLYFPSFRINRIESPISPWTGDCGESLTLYDAPRPDDAKIIKTFCDTFSRPMEKHDFVSTGNAMFVRFESKTGSYSGSSLYYWAHYDFFNNTRFGEPVPGTACDEVIASWKQRAGRLRSPLNTLVYKQAPPGEDVHCLYRFVTDKRIYARVILTILSVNFKEHPYTPVSCQNCYEDRADKLIIWEPFPGGKTMNTTMGITTTPLPLHLAVQRSLGSCLCAKHSNTVSRARPYRVVSSGETLNLQLIVDNAHAAASYFKNPSPLFEARYEFVHGPLCGPPVLAAALEGEIVYPHLEALGYTEPPKRIQCIWDLEIEEKRDIWLHFDSIKFASRHCDDGNIQIYLPGRIEPYLSVCGENVSFARELPPLSAVELGFESLDDPLVMEKEKTRSIRIVFIGSASPARASFKIAWTGLFHLPKNSDGTLMTSRLTEGGSTISDSGHGCDFICPGEEALCIPARLICNGVINCPNVTSGERKFWTAEEKRAREAYSEHSLRRLGYLDALSGIPLGQIHDEAPELCAGARSAGGGDWLAPALGAGLAIAIGVCALGAAWRLCCRKRSPDEESLDY